A stretch of the Leopardus geoffroyi isolate Oge1 chromosome B2, O.geoffroyi_Oge1_pat1.0, whole genome shotgun sequence genome encodes the following:
- the CEP43 gene encoding centrosomal protein 43 isoform X5 gives MAATAAAVVPEEDTELRDLLVQTLENSGVLNRIKAELRAAVFLALEEQEKVEGALDLSDVHSPPKSPDGKTSAHSGPSKIPRYTGQGKKKTSRRKSGAKKANSEASQSDTSLSSSEPKSRSSLHLLTQETKIGSFLNNKSLDVKDKAGLCPDGDDMEGDSFFDDPIPKPEKTYGWRSEPGAPAGSLASLSDAPPLKSGRSSLTGAPGAPGAPSSAEAGSKRGNTVLKDLKLVNDKVGSLGLGTGEDDDYVDDFNSTSHRSEKSELSIGEEIEEDLSVEMDDINTSDKLDDLTQDLTVSQLSDVADYLEDVA, from the exons ATGGCGGCGACGGCGGCCGCGGTGGTGCCGGAGGAGGACACGGAGCTGCGAGACCTGCTGGTGCAGACGCTGGAGAACAGCGGGGTCCTGAACCGCATCAAg GCTGAACTCCGAGCAGCTGTGTTTTTAGCCCtagaagagcaagaaaaagtaGAG GGTGCGCTAGATCTCTCTGATGTGCATTCTCCACCGAAGTCACCGGACGGCAAGACGAGCGCACACAGCGGTCCCAGCAAG ATACCAAGGTACACAGGACAAGGTAAGAAGAAGACAAGCAGGCGGAAGTCTGGTGCCAAG AAGGCCAACAGTGAGGCCAGTCAGAGTGACACGAGTCTCTCCTCATCAGAACCAAAGAGCAGAAGCAGTCTCCACTTGCTGACTCAGGAAACGAAAATTGGATCTTTCCTAAATAACAAAAGTCTCGATGTCAAAGACAAAGCTGGTCTTTGTCCAGACGGAGATGATATGGAAGGGGATTCTTTCTTTGATGATCCCATTCCTAAACCAGAAAAAACTTACGGTTG GAGGAGCGAGCCCGGGGCGCCCGCCGGAAGCCTCGCCTCGCTCTCGGACGCGCCCCCCTTGAAGAGCGGCCGCAGCTCCTTGACCGGAGCCCCCGGAGCCCCCGGAGCCCCCTCGTCCGCAGAGGCCGGAA GTAAGAGAGGAAACACGGTTTTGAAAGATCTGAAGTTGGTCAATGATAAAGTTGGATCTCTTGGGTTAG GGACTGGAGAAGACGACGACTATGTTGATGACTTTAACAG TACCAGCCATCGCTCAGAAAAAAGTGAGCTGAGTATTGGTGAAGAGATCGAGGAAGATCTTTCTGTGGAAATGGACGACATCAATACCAGTGACAAA CTTGATGACCTGACGCAGGACCTGACTGTGTCCCAGCTCAGTGATGTCGCGGATTATCTGGAAGACGTTGCGTAG
- the CEP43 gene encoding centrosomal protein 43 isoform X2: MAATAAAVVPEEDTELRDLLVQTLENSGVLNRIKAELRAAVFLALEEQEKVENKTPLVNESLRKFLNTRDGRLVAGLVAEFLQFFSLDFTLAVFQPETSTFQGLEGRENLARDLGIIEAEGTVGGPLLLEVIRRCQQKEKGSTNGEGALDLSDVHSPPKSPDGKTSAHSGPSKIPRYTGQGKKKTSRRKSGAKKANSEASQSDTSLSSSEPKSRSSLHLLTQETKIGSFLNNKSLDVKDKAGLCPDGDDMEGDSFFDDPIPKPEKTYGWRSEPGAPAGSLASLSDAPPLKSGRSSLTGAPGAPGAPSSAEAGSKRGNTVLKDLKLVNDKVGSLGLGTGEDDDYVDDFNSTSHRSEKSELSIGEEIEEDLSVEMDDINTSDKLDDLTQDLTVSQLSDVADYLEDVA, from the exons ATGGCGGCGACGGCGGCCGCGGTGGTGCCGGAGGAGGACACGGAGCTGCGAGACCTGCTGGTGCAGACGCTGGAGAACAGCGGGGTCCTGAACCGCATCAAg GCTGAACTCCGAGCAGCTGTGTTTTTAGCCCtagaagagcaagaaaaagtaGAG AACAAAACTCCTCTAGTCAATGAGAGCCTGAGAAAGTTCTTGAACACGAGAGATG GCCGGCTGGTGGCTGGTCTTGTTGcagaatttcttcagtttttcagtCTTGACTTCACCTTGGCCGTTTTTCAGCCTGAAACTAGCACA TTTCAAGGTCTTGAAGGTCGAGAGAATTTAGCCCGAGACCTAGGTATTATTGAAGCAGAAGGTACTGTGGGTGGACCTTTATTATTAGAAGTGATCAGACGTtgtcaacagaaagaaaaagggtcaACCAACGGGGAG GGTGCGCTAGATCTCTCTGATGTGCATTCTCCACCGAAGTCACCGGACGGCAAGACGAGCGCACACAGCGGTCCCAGCAAG ATACCAAGGTACACAGGACAAGGTAAGAAGAAGACAAGCAGGCGGAAGTCTGGTGCCAAG AAGGCCAACAGTGAGGCCAGTCAGAGTGACACGAGTCTCTCCTCATCAGAACCAAAGAGCAGAAGCAGTCTCCACTTGCTGACTCAGGAAACGAAAATTGGATCTTTCCTAAATAACAAAAGTCTCGATGTCAAAGACAAAGCTGGTCTTTGTCCAGACGGAGATGATATGGAAGGGGATTCTTTCTTTGATGATCCCATTCCTAAACCAGAAAAAACTTACGGTTG GAGGAGCGAGCCCGGGGCGCCCGCCGGAAGCCTCGCCTCGCTCTCGGACGCGCCCCCCTTGAAGAGCGGCCGCAGCTCCTTGACCGGAGCCCCCGGAGCCCCCGGAGCCCCCTCGTCCGCAGAGGCCGGAA GTAAGAGAGGAAACACGGTTTTGAAAGATCTGAAGTTGGTCAATGATAAAGTTGGATCTCTTGGGTTAG GGACTGGAGAAGACGACGACTATGTTGATGACTTTAACAG TACCAGCCATCGCTCAGAAAAAAGTGAGCTGAGTATTGGTGAAGAGATCGAGGAAGATCTTTCTGTGGAAATGGACGACATCAATACCAGTGACAAA CTTGATGACCTGACGCAGGACCTGACTGTGTCCCAGCTCAGTGATGTCGCGGATTATCTGGAAGACGTTGCGTAG
- the CEP43 gene encoding centrosomal protein 43 isoform X6 has protein sequence MAATAAAVVPEEDTELRDLLVQTLENSGVLNRIKAELRAAVFLALEEQEKVENKTPLVNESLRKFLNTRDGRLVAGLVAEFLQFFSLDFTLAVFQPETSTFQGLEGRENLARDLGIIEAEGTVGGPLLLEVIRRCQQKEKGSTNGEKANSEASQSDTSLSSSEPKSRSSLHLLTQETKIGSFLNNKSLDVKDKAGLCPDGDDMEGDSFFDDPIPKPEKTYGWRSEPGAPAGSLASLSDAPPLKSGRSSLTGAPGAPGAPSSRGNTVLKDLKLVNDKVGSLGLGTGEDDDYVDDFNSTSHRSEKSELSIGEEIEEDLSVEMDDINTSDKVWYNHSLLECLLPVGALCFKKTADIFKN, from the exons ATGGCGGCGACGGCGGCCGCGGTGGTGCCGGAGGAGGACACGGAGCTGCGAGACCTGCTGGTGCAGACGCTGGAGAACAGCGGGGTCCTGAACCGCATCAAg GCTGAACTCCGAGCAGCTGTGTTTTTAGCCCtagaagagcaagaaaaagtaGAG AACAAAACTCCTCTAGTCAATGAGAGCCTGAGAAAGTTCTTGAACACGAGAGATG GCCGGCTGGTGGCTGGTCTTGTTGcagaatttcttcagtttttcagtCTTGACTTCACCTTGGCCGTTTTTCAGCCTGAAACTAGCACA TTTCAAGGTCTTGAAGGTCGAGAGAATTTAGCCCGAGACCTAGGTATTATTGAAGCAGAAGGTACTGTGGGTGGACCTTTATTATTAGAAGTGATCAGACGTtgtcaacagaaagaaaaagggtcaACCAACGGGGAG AAGGCCAACAGTGAGGCCAGTCAGAGTGACACGAGTCTCTCCTCATCAGAACCAAAGAGCAGAAGCAGTCTCCACTTGCTGACTCAGGAAACGAAAATTGGATCTTTCCTAAATAACAAAAGTCTCGATGTCAAAGACAAAGCTGGTCTTTGTCCAGACGGAGATGATATGGAAGGGGATTCTTTCTTTGATGATCCCATTCCTAAACCAGAAAAAACTTACGGTTG GAGGAGCGAGCCCGGGGCGCCCGCCGGAAGCCTCGCCTCGCTCTCGGACGCGCCCCCCTTGAAGAGCGGCCGCAGCTCCTTGACCGGAGCCCCCGGAGCCCCCGGAGCCCCCTCGTCC AGAGGAAACACGGTTTTGAAAGATCTGAAGTTGGTCAATGATAAAGTTGGATCTCTTGGGTTAG GGACTGGAGAAGACGACGACTATGTTGATGACTTTAACAG TACCAGCCATCGCTCAGAAAAAAGTGAGCTGAGTATTGGTGAAGAGATCGAGGAAGATCTTTCTGTGGAAATGGACGACATCAATACCAGTGACAAAGTATGGT acAATCACTCTTTGCTGGAATGTCTGCTCCCTGTTGGTGCCTTGTGTTTCAAAAAGActgcagatatttttaaaaattaa
- the CEP43 gene encoding centrosomal protein 43 isoform X3 — protein MCPRVESRTRRSALPLRWHSPCDGNQTASRFLSLDASTRLSGLTSFFETWDLELEADGSSLQVAFAFLPSDPLSPCSGTSPPHPAGEFLIPSLSSTLPFGMLPLARPLSLLAAIGAEPWPHLPVAVPAVARPSLLTSGLCWGRAFLTDRAFTGALDLSDVHSPPKSPDGKTSAHSGPSKKANSEASQSDTSLSSSEPKSRSSLHLLTQETKIGSFLNNKSLDVKDKAGLCPDGDDMEGDSFFDDPIPKPEKTYGWRSEPGAPAGSLASLSDAPPLKSGRSSLTGAPGAPGAPSSAEAGSKRGNTVLKDLKLVNDKVGSLGLGTGEDDDYVDDFNSTSHRSEKSELSIGEEIEEDLSVEMDDINTSDKLDDLTQDLTVSQLSDVADYLEDVA, from the exons ATGTGCCCCCGCGTGGAGTCTCGCACTCGCCGGTCTGCACTGCCCCTG AGATGGCACTCACCGTGTGATGGCAACCAGACAGCGTCCAGATTCCTCAGTCTTGACGCGTCGACTCGTCTTTCTGGCCTTACGTCTTTTTTTGAAACGTGGGACCTTGAGCTTGAGGCAGATGGCTCGTCCTTGCAAGTGGCTTTTGCTTTCTTGCCTTCTGATCCCTTGTCCCCCTGCAGTGGTACATCACCCCCGCATCCGGCCGGGGAGTTTCTCATTCCCAGCCTCTCTTCCACTCTGCCTTTTGGGATGTTGCCTCTTGCTCGTCCTCTCTCCCTGCTGGCTGCCATTGGAGCTGAGCCCTGGCCCCACCTGCCTGTGGCCGTGCCTGCTGTGGCCCGGCCCTCTCTCCTCACGTCAGGCCTCTGTTGGGGACGGGCATTCTTAACAGATCGGGCGTTCACG GGTGCGCTAGATCTCTCTGATGTGCATTCTCCACCGAAGTCACCGGACGGCAAGACGAGCGCACACAGCGGTCCCAGCAAG AAGGCCAACAGTGAGGCCAGTCAGAGTGACACGAGTCTCTCCTCATCAGAACCAAAGAGCAGAAGCAGTCTCCACTTGCTGACTCAGGAAACGAAAATTGGATCTTTCCTAAATAACAAAAGTCTCGATGTCAAAGACAAAGCTGGTCTTTGTCCAGACGGAGATGATATGGAAGGGGATTCTTTCTTTGATGATCCCATTCCTAAACCAGAAAAAACTTACGGTTG GAGGAGCGAGCCCGGGGCGCCCGCCGGAAGCCTCGCCTCGCTCTCGGACGCGCCCCCCTTGAAGAGCGGCCGCAGCTCCTTGACCGGAGCCCCCGGAGCCCCCGGAGCCCCCTCGTCCGCAGAGGCCGGAA GTAAGAGAGGAAACACGGTTTTGAAAGATCTGAAGTTGGTCAATGATAAAGTTGGATCTCTTGGGTTAG GGACTGGAGAAGACGACGACTATGTTGATGACTTTAACAG TACCAGCCATCGCTCAGAAAAAAGTGAGCTGAGTATTGGTGAAGAGATCGAGGAAGATCTTTCTGTGGAAATGGACGACATCAATACCAGTGACAAA CTTGATGACCTGACGCAGGACCTGACTGTGTCCCAGCTCAGTGATGTCGCGGATTATCTGGAAGACGTTGCGTAG
- the CEP43 gene encoding centrosomal protein 43 isoform X4, giving the protein MAATAAAVVPEEDTELRDLLVQTLENSGVLNRIKAELRAAVFLALEEQEKVENKTPLVNESLRKFLNTRDGRLVAGLVAEFLQFFSLDFTLAVFQPETSTFQGLEGRENLARDLGIIEAEGTVGGPLLLEVIRRCQQKEKGSTNGEGALDLSDVHSPPKSPDGKTSAHSGPSKKANSEASQSDTSLSSSEPKSRSSLHLLTQETKIGSFLNNKSLDVKDKAGLCPDGDDMEGDSFFDDPIPKPEKTYGWRSEPGAPAGSLASLSDAPPLKSGRSSLTGAPGAPGAPSSAEAGSKRGNTVLKDLKLVNDKVGSLGLGTGEDDDYVDDFNSTSHRSEKSELSIGEEIEEDLSVEMDDINTSDKLDDLTQDLTVSQLSDVADYLEDVA; this is encoded by the exons ATGGCGGCGACGGCGGCCGCGGTGGTGCCGGAGGAGGACACGGAGCTGCGAGACCTGCTGGTGCAGACGCTGGAGAACAGCGGGGTCCTGAACCGCATCAAg GCTGAACTCCGAGCAGCTGTGTTTTTAGCCCtagaagagcaagaaaaagtaGAG AACAAAACTCCTCTAGTCAATGAGAGCCTGAGAAAGTTCTTGAACACGAGAGATG GCCGGCTGGTGGCTGGTCTTGTTGcagaatttcttcagtttttcagtCTTGACTTCACCTTGGCCGTTTTTCAGCCTGAAACTAGCACA TTTCAAGGTCTTGAAGGTCGAGAGAATTTAGCCCGAGACCTAGGTATTATTGAAGCAGAAGGTACTGTGGGTGGACCTTTATTATTAGAAGTGATCAGACGTtgtcaacagaaagaaaaagggtcaACCAACGGGGAG GGTGCGCTAGATCTCTCTGATGTGCATTCTCCACCGAAGTCACCGGACGGCAAGACGAGCGCACACAGCGGTCCCAGCAAG AAGGCCAACAGTGAGGCCAGTCAGAGTGACACGAGTCTCTCCTCATCAGAACCAAAGAGCAGAAGCAGTCTCCACTTGCTGACTCAGGAAACGAAAATTGGATCTTTCCTAAATAACAAAAGTCTCGATGTCAAAGACAAAGCTGGTCTTTGTCCAGACGGAGATGATATGGAAGGGGATTCTTTCTTTGATGATCCCATTCCTAAACCAGAAAAAACTTACGGTTG GAGGAGCGAGCCCGGGGCGCCCGCCGGAAGCCTCGCCTCGCTCTCGGACGCGCCCCCCTTGAAGAGCGGCCGCAGCTCCTTGACCGGAGCCCCCGGAGCCCCCGGAGCCCCCTCGTCCGCAGAGGCCGGAA GTAAGAGAGGAAACACGGTTTTGAAAGATCTGAAGTTGGTCAATGATAAAGTTGGATCTCTTGGGTTAG GGACTGGAGAAGACGACGACTATGTTGATGACTTTAACAG TACCAGCCATCGCTCAGAAAAAAGTGAGCTGAGTATTGGTGAAGAGATCGAGGAAGATCTTTCTGTGGAAATGGACGACATCAATACCAGTGACAAA CTTGATGACCTGACGCAGGACCTGACTGTGTCCCAGCTCAGTGATGTCGCGGATTATCTGGAAGACGTTGCGTAG
- the CEP43 gene encoding centrosomal protein 43 isoform X1, whose product MCPRVESRTRRSALPLRWHSPCDGNQTASRFLSLDASTRLSGLTSFFETWDLELEADGSSLQVAFAFLPSDPLSPCSGTSPPHPAGEFLIPSLSSTLPFGMLPLARPLSLLAAIGAEPWPHLPVAVPAVARPSLLTSGLCWGRAFLTDRAFTGALDLSDVHSPPKSPDGKTSAHSGPSKIPRYTGQGKKKTSRRKSGAKKANSEASQSDTSLSSSEPKSRSSLHLLTQETKIGSFLNNKSLDVKDKAGLCPDGDDMEGDSFFDDPIPKPEKTYGWRSEPGAPAGSLASLSDAPPLKSGRSSLTGAPGAPGAPSSAEAGSKRGNTVLKDLKLVNDKVGSLGLGTGEDDDYVDDFNSTSHRSEKSELSIGEEIEEDLSVEMDDINTSDKLDDLTQDLTVSQLSDVADYLEDVA is encoded by the exons ATGTGCCCCCGCGTGGAGTCTCGCACTCGCCGGTCTGCACTGCCCCTG AGATGGCACTCACCGTGTGATGGCAACCAGACAGCGTCCAGATTCCTCAGTCTTGACGCGTCGACTCGTCTTTCTGGCCTTACGTCTTTTTTTGAAACGTGGGACCTTGAGCTTGAGGCAGATGGCTCGTCCTTGCAAGTGGCTTTTGCTTTCTTGCCTTCTGATCCCTTGTCCCCCTGCAGTGGTACATCACCCCCGCATCCGGCCGGGGAGTTTCTCATTCCCAGCCTCTCTTCCACTCTGCCTTTTGGGATGTTGCCTCTTGCTCGTCCTCTCTCCCTGCTGGCTGCCATTGGAGCTGAGCCCTGGCCCCACCTGCCTGTGGCCGTGCCTGCTGTGGCCCGGCCCTCTCTCCTCACGTCAGGCCTCTGTTGGGGACGGGCATTCTTAACAGATCGGGCGTTCACG GGTGCGCTAGATCTCTCTGATGTGCATTCTCCACCGAAGTCACCGGACGGCAAGACGAGCGCACACAGCGGTCCCAGCAAG ATACCAAGGTACACAGGACAAGGTAAGAAGAAGACAAGCAGGCGGAAGTCTGGTGCCAAG AAGGCCAACAGTGAGGCCAGTCAGAGTGACACGAGTCTCTCCTCATCAGAACCAAAGAGCAGAAGCAGTCTCCACTTGCTGACTCAGGAAACGAAAATTGGATCTTTCCTAAATAACAAAAGTCTCGATGTCAAAGACAAAGCTGGTCTTTGTCCAGACGGAGATGATATGGAAGGGGATTCTTTCTTTGATGATCCCATTCCTAAACCAGAAAAAACTTACGGTTG GAGGAGCGAGCCCGGGGCGCCCGCCGGAAGCCTCGCCTCGCTCTCGGACGCGCCCCCCTTGAAGAGCGGCCGCAGCTCCTTGACCGGAGCCCCCGGAGCCCCCGGAGCCCCCTCGTCCGCAGAGGCCGGAA GTAAGAGAGGAAACACGGTTTTGAAAGATCTGAAGTTGGTCAATGATAAAGTTGGATCTCTTGGGTTAG GGACTGGAGAAGACGACGACTATGTTGATGACTTTAACAG TACCAGCCATCGCTCAGAAAAAAGTGAGCTGAGTATTGGTGAAGAGATCGAGGAAGATCTTTCTGTGGAAATGGACGACATCAATACCAGTGACAAA CTTGATGACCTGACGCAGGACCTGACTGTGTCCCAGCTCAGTGATGTCGCGGATTATCTGGAAGACGTTGCGTAG